Proteins found in one Camelus bactrianus isolate YW-2024 breed Bactrian camel chromosome 5, ASM4877302v1, whole genome shotgun sequence genomic segment:
- the ATF2 gene encoding cyclic AMP-dependent transcription factor ATF-2 isoform X2 — MKFKLHVNSARQYKDLWNMSDDKPFLCTAPGCGQRFTNEDHLAVHKHKHEMTLKFGPARNDSVIVADQTPTPTRFLKNCEEVGLFNELASPFENEFKKASEDDIKKMPLDLSPLATPIIRSKIEEPSVVETTHQDSPLPHPESTTSDEKAVPSPTSSTVITQAPSSNRPIVPVPGPFPLLLHLPNGQTMPVAIPASITSSNVHVPAAVPLVRPVTMVPSVPGIPGPSSPQPVQSEAKMRLKAALTQQHPPVTNGDTVKGHGSGLVRTQSEESRPQSLQQPATSTTETPASPAHTTPQTQNTTGRRRRAANEDPDEKRRKFLERNRAAASRCRQKRKVWVQSLEKKAEDLSSLNGQLQSEVTLLRNEVAQLKQLLLAHKDCPVTAMQKKSGYHTADKDDSSEDLSVPSSPHTEAIQHSSVSTSNGVSSTSKAEAVATSVLTQMADQSTEPALSQIVMAPSSQSQPSGS, encoded by the exons CGTTTTACCAACGAGGATCATTTGGCTGTCCATAAACATAAACATGAGATGACACTGAAATTTGGTCCAGCACGTAATGACAGTGTCATTGTGGCTG ATCAGACCCCAACACCAACAAGATTCTTGAAAAACTGTGAAGAAGTGGGTTTGTTTAATGAGTTGGCAAGTCCATTTGAAAATGAATTCAAGAAAGCCTCAGAAGATGACATTAAAAAA ATGCCGCTAGATTTATCTCCTCTTGCAACACCCATCATAAGAAGCAAAATTGAGGAGCCCTCTGTTGTAGAAACAACTCACCAGGACAGTCCTTTACCTCACCCAGAGTCTACTACCAGTGATGAAAAG GCAGTACCTTCACCAACCTCAAGTACTGTAATCACCCAGGCACCGTCCTCCAACAGGCCAATTGT TCCTGTACCAGGcccatttcctcttctgttaCATCTTCCTAATGGACAAACCATGCCTGTTGCTATTCCTGCATCAATTACAAGTTCTAATGTGCATGTTCCAGCTGCAGTACCA CTTGTTCGACCAGTCACCATGGTGCCTAGTGTTCCAGGAATTCCAGGTCCTTCCTCTCCTCAACCAGTACAGTCAGAAGCAAAAATG CGATTAAAAGCTGCTTTGACCCAGCAACATCCTCCAGTTACCAATGGTGATACTGTCAAAGGTCATGGTAGTGGATTGGTTAGGACTCAATCAGAGGAATCTCGACCACAGTCATTACAACAGCCAGCCACATCCACTACAGAAACTCCG GCTTCTCCAGCTCACACAACTCCACAGACCCAAAATACAACTGGTCGTCGAAGAAGAGCAGCTAATGAAGATCCTGATGAAAAAAGGAGGAAGTTTCTGGAACGAAATAGAGCAGCAGCTTCAAGATGCCGACAGAAAAGGAAAGTCTGGGTTCAGTCtttagaaaagaaagcagaagactTGAGTTCATTAAACGGTCAACTGCAG AGTGAAGTCACCCTGCTGAGAAATGAAGTGGCACAGCTGAAACAGCTTCTTCTGGCTCATAAAGATTGCCCTGTAACCGCCATGCAGAAGAAATCTGGCTATCATA CTGCTGATAAAGATGATAGTTCAGAAGACCTGTCAGTGCCAAGCAGTCCACATACTGAAGCTATCCAGCACAGCTCTGTCAGCACATCCAATGGAGTCAGTTCAACTTCCAAGGCAGAAGCTGTAGCCACCTCAGTCCTCACCCAGATGGCGGACCAGAGTACAGAGCCTGCACTTTCGCAGATTGTTATGGCTCCTTCCTCCCAGTCACAGCCCTCAGGAAGTTGA
- the ATF2 gene encoding cyclic AMP-dependent transcription factor ATF-2 isoform X1, whose amino-acid sequence MKFKLHVNSARQYKDLWNMSDDKPFLCTAPGCGQRFTNEDHLAVHKHKHEMTLKFGPARNDSVIVADQTPTPTRFLKNCEEVGLFNELASPFENEFKKASEDDIKKMPLDLSPLATPIIRSKIEEPSVVETTHQDSPLPHPESTTSDEKEVPLAQTAQPTSAIVRPASLQVPNVLLTSSDSSVIIQQAVPSPTSSTVITQAPSSNRPIVPVPGPFPLLLHLPNGQTMPVAIPASITSSNVHVPAAVPLVRPVTMVPSVPGIPGPSSPQPVQSEAKMRLKAALTQQHPPVTNGDTVKGHGSGLVRTQSEESRPQSLQQPATSTTETPASPAHTTPQTQNTTGRRRRAANEDPDEKRRKFLERNRAAASRCRQKRKVWVQSLEKKAEDLSSLNGQLQSEVTLLRNEVAQLKQLLLAHKDCPVTAMQKKSGYHTADKDDSSEDLSVPSSPHTEAIQHSSVSTSNGVSSTSKAEAVATSVLTQMADQSTEPALSQIVMAPSSQSQPSGS is encoded by the exons CGTTTTACCAACGAGGATCATTTGGCTGTCCATAAACATAAACATGAGATGACACTGAAATTTGGTCCAGCACGTAATGACAGTGTCATTGTGGCTG ATCAGACCCCAACACCAACAAGATTCTTGAAAAACTGTGAAGAAGTGGGTTTGTTTAATGAGTTGGCAAGTCCATTTGAAAATGAATTCAAGAAAGCCTCAGAAGATGACATTAAAAAA ATGCCGCTAGATTTATCTCCTCTTGCAACACCCATCATAAGAAGCAAAATTGAGGAGCCCTCTGTTGTAGAAACAACTCACCAGGACAGTCCTTTACCTCACCCAGAGTCTACTACCAGTGATGAAAAG GAAGTACCATTGGCACAAACTGCACAACCCACATCAGCTATCGTTCGTCCAGCATCATTACAGGTTCCCAATGTGCTGCTTACTAGTTCTGACTCAAGTGTAATTATTCAACAGGCAGTACCTTCACCAACCTCAAGTACTGTAATCACCCAGGCACCGTCCTCCAACAGGCCAATTGT TCCTGTACCAGGcccatttcctcttctgttaCATCTTCCTAATGGACAAACCATGCCTGTTGCTATTCCTGCATCAATTACAAGTTCTAATGTGCATGTTCCAGCTGCAGTACCA CTTGTTCGACCAGTCACCATGGTGCCTAGTGTTCCAGGAATTCCAGGTCCTTCCTCTCCTCAACCAGTACAGTCAGAAGCAAAAATG CGATTAAAAGCTGCTTTGACCCAGCAACATCCTCCAGTTACCAATGGTGATACTGTCAAAGGTCATGGTAGTGGATTGGTTAGGACTCAATCAGAGGAATCTCGACCACAGTCATTACAACAGCCAGCCACATCCACTACAGAAACTCCG GCTTCTCCAGCTCACACAACTCCACAGACCCAAAATACAACTGGTCGTCGAAGAAGAGCAGCTAATGAAGATCCTGATGAAAAAAGGAGGAAGTTTCTGGAACGAAATAGAGCAGCAGCTTCAAGATGCCGACAGAAAAGGAAAGTCTGGGTTCAGTCtttagaaaagaaagcagaagactTGAGTTCATTAAACGGTCAACTGCAG AGTGAAGTCACCCTGCTGAGAAATGAAGTGGCACAGCTGAAACAGCTTCTTCTGGCTCATAAAGATTGCCCTGTAACCGCCATGCAGAAGAAATCTGGCTATCATA CTGCTGATAAAGATGATAGTTCAGAAGACCTGTCAGTGCCAAGCAGTCCACATACTGAAGCTATCCAGCACAGCTCTGTCAGCACATCCAATGGAGTCAGTTCAACTTCCAAGGCAGAAGCTGTAGCCACCTCAGTCCTCACCCAGATGGCGGACCAGAGTACAGAGCCTGCACTTTCGCAGATTGTTATGGCTCCTTCCTCCCAGTCACAGCCCTCAGGAAGTTGA